A genomic region of Drosophila kikkawai strain 14028-0561.14 chromosome X, DkikHiC1v2, whole genome shotgun sequence contains the following coding sequences:
- the Dna2 gene encoding DNA replication ATP-dependent helicase/nuclease DNA2: MATKRVLTPSKAENGSPDTLGAGNSPQSKKFKQKLELPADDDLENIDWGDDADFDLALGAMESAACHRLDLSQWQRCQVELVEPLAKSQELRLQVKRLSGGDPDTAVCLLQAPWNHMRVQVGDTVSLLAKWQPSLGSYVVDKEQGYCVSHPDLLISGTTVTGSLFCRRKAVLQERFRGLDSGSSIMVIGTLVHELLQKVLLQQLSSREQIQSALAEMLSSSSLAQLLYASSLSQAEMEMQLLKFVDPIVSFVAQYVKGKEPAVLPPELYRGRIEEIRDIEENLWVPQLGLKGKVDVTVRVRNPHRKEEVIPLELKTGRASFSMEHKGQLLLYQLMHSAQGRDTRSGLLLYLREGILREVPSGRNEQRDLVLLRNDLAHWLTREVAIPPGKKDPLEQLQLPEPIYHHSACGNCAYNTICASFARRDPELELGESHPLKKLMPQLLEHLKEPDQAYVQHWCGLLALEEQHNRQSSQLRALWTEDPLKRQKQGRAIGQLQLVRGQKVTPEEGRYRQSLELSADADAGLDLSLCGFDLGEYVVVSSGSRLAIASGYIVSLASRRLELLLERDLSHLYAQESFVVDKHESQNFATFNYTNLGLLLSEGERYQELRDIIVARKPPEQHKVLPRIILTKGAPMLMQLNTVQKAAALRALTTSSHLLIKGLPGTGKTQTLVSLVRLLHLLGKSVLITAQTHSAVDNLLLRLLPFELPMLRLGSSSRIHPQLEDISEAALTKDCSTAEDLQKSLEKPSIVGVTCLGAGHPLFQHRHFDYCIVDEATQVMQPTVLRPLVHCSRFVLVGDPEQLPPVIRSKEARQRGADETLFQRLDSKEATAVLSLQYRMNRTITRLANELTYAGALQCASEEVSGASFQVKTLTQAPRWVQRALQSHLEQAVTLINTGDCFERCQDLARASQRLGETASSIEQSYGEPGEENSQRSTAKKRISKYTNYCEAGIVMHLLRHLLRSGFEASRIGVIAPYRAQVELLKKLAHQLDPHIECNTVDQFQGRDKNLIVYSCSKTGRDSCSDMERCREAEILEDQRRLTVAITRAKNKLILLGDIQCLEQYGPFRRLFEHIPDRCRLKLDEGRMEFAWQSIQEDLASLMELESESES; encoded by the exons ATGGCCACCAAGCGTGTGCTGACGCCCAGCAAAGCGGAAAATGGATCCCCCGACACACTAGGAGCTGGCAACTCCCCACAGAGCAAGAAATTCAAGCAGAAGTTGGAGTTGCCGGCGGACGACGACCTGGAGAACATCGATTGGGGCGACGATGCTGACTTTGATTTGGCGCTGGGCGCCATGGAGTCGGCGGCGTGCCACAGACTCGATCTCAGCCAGTGGCAGCGCTGCCAGGTGGAGCTGGTGGAACCGCTGGCCAAGAGCCAGGAGCTCCGGTTGCAGGTGAAGCGCCTTTCCGGCGGGGATCCCGACACGGCCGTGTGCCTGCTGCAGGCGCCCTGGAATCACATGCGCGTGCAGGTGGGCGACACCGTCTCCCTGCTGGCCAAGTGGCAGCCATCCCTGGGCAGCTATGTGGTGGACAAGGAGCAGGGCTACTGTGTCTCCCATCCGGATCTCCTCATCTCCGGCACCACAGTTACCGGCTCCCTGTTCTGCCGGCGCAAGGCGGTGCTGCAGGAACGTTTCCGTGGCCTGGACTCGGGCAGCTCCATC ATGGTAATCGGTACCCTGGTGCACGAACTGCTGCAAAAggtgctcctgcagcagctctCCAGCCGGGAGCAGATCCAGTCTGCCCTAGCGGAGATGCTGTCCAGCTCCTCCCTGGCCCAACTGCTGTACGCAAGCAGTCTAAGCCAGGCGGAGATGGAGATGCAGTTGCTCAAGTTCGTGGATCCCATTGTCAGCTTTGTGGCGCAGTATGTGAAGGGTAAGGAACCGGCTGTCCTGCCGCCAGAACTCTATCGCGGTCGCATCGAGGAGATCCGCGACATTGAGGAGAACCTGTGGGTGCCTCAGCTGGGGCTCAAGGGTAAGGTGGATGTGACGGTGCGGGTGCGAAATCCCCACCGCAAGGAGGAGGTTATTCCGCTGGAGCTAAAGACGGGCCGGGCCAGCTTCTCCATGGAGCACAAGGGCCAGCTGCTGCTCTACCAGCTGATGCACTCTGCCCAGGGCCGGGACACCAGGTCGGGCCTGCTGCTGTACCTCCGGGAGGGCATACTGCGCGAGGTGCCTAGTGGCCGGAACGAGCAGAGGGACCTGGTGCTTCTGCGCAACGATCTGGCCCACTGGCTGACCAGGGAAGTGGCCATTCCACCGGGGAAGAAGGATCccctggagcagctgcagctgccggAGCCCATTTACCATCACAGTGCCTGCGGCAATTGTGCGTACAACACCATCTGTGCGAGCTTTGCTCGGCGGGATCCCGAACTCGAACTCGGGGAATCGCATCCCCTGAAGAAGCTCATGCCGCAGCTGCTGGAACATCTCAAGGAGCCGGATCAGGCCTATGTGCAGCACTGGTGCGGCCTGCTGGCGCTGGAGGAGCAGCACAATCGACAGTCCTCGCAGCTGAGAGCCCTGTGGACCGAGGATCCCCTGAAGCGTCAGAAGCAGGGCCGAGCCATTGGCCAACTGCAGCTGGTCAGGGGTCAAAAGGTCACCCCGGAAGAGGGACGCTATCGCCAGAGCCTGGAGCTCTCTGCAGATGCGGACGCGGGCCTCGATCTGAGCCTCTGTGGG TTCGATTTGGGCGAGTACGTGGTGGTCAGTTCAGGCTCCCGCCTGGCCATCGCCTCGGGTTATATCGTCTCCCTGGCGAGTCGACGCTTGGAACTCCTGCTGGAGCGTGATCTCAGCCACCTGTATGCCCAGGAATCCTTTGTGGTGGACAAACACGAGTCCCAGAACTTTGCCACCTTCAATTACACGAATCTGGGACTGCTGCTCTCCGAGGGCGAACGCTACCAGGAGCTGAGGGACATCATAGTGGCCCGCAAGCCCCCCGAACAGCACAAGGTTCTGCCCCGGATCATCCTGACCAAGGGAGCCCCCATGCTGATGCAGCTGAACACCGTCCAAAAGGCGGCCGCCCTGCGGGCCCTCACCACCAGCAGCCATCTGCTCATCAAGGGATTGCCCGGCACTGGCAAGACCCAGACCCTGGTGTCCCTCGTAAGACTGCTCCATCTGCTGGGCAAGAGCGTGCTGATCACGGCGCAAACCCACTCGGCCGTGGACAACCTGCTCCTACGTCTCCTGCCCTTCGAGTTGCCCATGCTGAGGCTGGGCTCTAGCTCCAGGATCCATCCCCAACTGGAGGACATCAGCGAGGCGGCACTCACCAAGGACTGTTCCACCGCGGAGGACCTACAGAAGTCTCTAGAAAAACCCTCCATTGTGGGTGTGACCTGTCTGGGAGCCGGGCATCCGCTCTTTCAGCACCGCCACTTCGACTACTGCATCGTAGACGAGGCCACGCAGGTGATGCAGCCCACTGTCCTGCGTCCCTTGGTCCATTGCAGCCGGTTCGTTCTCGTGGGAGATCCCGAGCAGCTGCCGCCGGTCATCAGGTCCAAGGAGGCACGTCAACGCGGGGCCGACGAGACCCTGTtccagagattggactcgaaggAGGCCACCGCTGTGCTGAGCCTGCAGTACCGGATGAACAGGACCATCACCCGGCTGGCCAACGAGCTCACCTACGCGGGAGCCCTGCAGTGTGCCTCCGAGGAGGTGTCCGGGGCCAGTTTCCAGGTGAAGACACTGACCCAAGCACCGCGCTGGGTGCAACGGGCTCTGCAAAGCCATTTGGAGCAGGCGGTGACCCTGATAAACACGGGAGATTGCTTCGAGCGCTGCCAGGACTTGGCTCGGGCATCCCAACGTCTGGGGGAGACCGCCTCCTCCATAGAACAGAGCTACGGGGAGCCAGGGGAGGAGAATTCTCAGAGGAGCACAGCCAAAAAGAGGATATCCAAGTACACAAACTACTGCGAGGCAGGCATTGTGATGCACTTGCTCCGGCACTTGCTAAGGTCCGGCTTCGAGGCATCCAGGATTGGCGTGATAGCTCCCTACCGGGCACAGGTGGAGCTCCTCAAGAAACTGGCCCACCAACTGGACCCCCACATCGAGTGCAACACTGTGGATCAGTTCCAGGGTCGGGACAAGAACCTCATCGTCTACAGCTGCTCCAAGACGGGCAGGGACTCTTGCTCGGATATGGAACGGTGTCGGGAGGCAGAGATCCTGGAGGATCAGCGTCGCCTCACTGTGGCCATCACCCGGGCCAAGAACAAGCTCATTCTCCTGGGCGATATTCAGTGCCTAGAGCAATACGGTCCCTTCCGTCGGTTGTTTGAGCACATACCGGACAGGTGTCGCCTGAAGTTGGACGAGGGTCGCATGGAGTTTGCCTGGCAGAGTATCCAAGAGGATCTGGCCAGCCTGATGGAGTTGGAATCGGAGTCAGAGTCCTAG
- the LOC108079992 gene encoding basic helix-loop-helix transcription factor scleraxis, which yields MAASSNYILATYAHDSNSSGGGSASGGSGGAAADSEDSQVGGQTAQGSSSGKRRRPPRQKINARERYRTFNVNAAYEALRNLIPTEPINRKLSKIEIIRLAGSYITHLNSTLQTGTDGQPCLLHKYESEGPARRISICTFCLKTK from the exons ATGGCAGCCTCCTCCAACTATATCCTGGCAACCTATGCCCacgacagcaacagcagcggcggcggcagtgcCAGCGGCGGTAGTGGAGGAGCGGCAGCCGACTCCGAGGACTCGCAGGTGGGCGGTCAGACTGCTCAAGGTAGTTCCTCGGGCAAGAGGAGGCGACCGCCGAGGCAGAAAATCAATGCCAGGGAACGTTACAGGACCTTCAA TGTAAATGCCGCCTATGAAGCTCTACGCAACTTGATTCCCACGGAACCCATAAACCGCAAGCTATCCAAAATTGAGATTATACGCCTGGCTGGCAGCTATATCACCCACCTCAACAGCACCCTGCAAACAG gaACCGATGGCCAGCCTTGTTTGCTGCACAAATACGAAAGTGAAGGTCCTGCCAGGCGCATTAGCATCTGTACCTTTTGCCTGAAAACCAAGTGA
- the LOC108080156 gene encoding uncharacterized protein isoform X2, whose protein sequence is MRQPSRQQLLALALCSAVCLISAVPLPQPAGNQELDVLQIPLANGKEIDVLTLGAKDQEQLIADRNKRTIGLLRELFPDITKNGASDTQIDLSAINKQLEETIRVARQVKEAEAAAAAVAAQTQSSSSSSPIAQAPIPLKSNEPIQLSFNNELPSVSTSAGVPASEVKTLSTNDLQLSESKSPAIDELTLDSAEETAELDDRNKSNLFKRFLNFGGAGLAGGSSGGGAGGSPSGNALGAGGSGNFLLDVVRLFSGSVQTQQGDEAANSVGGGASSSSGSLGGDGDAETDSTRTADGYTEGIPGPVTRLVVLANRGLANLVQDLILRVAATSEKFVNFKAKLITALI, encoded by the exons ATGAGGCAGCCCAGCAGACAGCAACTCCTTGCACTCGCTCTCTGCAGCGCCGTCTGCCTGATCAGCGCCGTGCCGCTGCCTCAACCAGCCGGCAACCAGGAGCTGGATGTCCTGCAGATACCACTGGCCAATGGCAAG GAAATCGATGTCCTGACGTTGGGCGCCAAGGATCAGGAGCAATTGATAGCCGATCGCAACAAGCGAACAATTGGACTGCTGCGCGAACTGTTTCCCGACATCACCAAG AATGGAGCCAGCGATACCCAGATCGATTTGTCTGCCATCAACAAGCAGTTGGAGGAGACGATCCGAGTGGCTAGGCAAGTGAAGGAGGCGgaggcagccgccgccgctgtgGCCGCCCAAACGCagtcatcctcctcctcctcgcccaTTGCCCAGGCGCCAATTCCCCTAAAGTCCAACGAGCCCATTCAGCTGAGTTTCAACAACGAGCTACCGAGCGTCTCGACCTCCGCCGGAGTGCCAGCCAGTGAGGTAAAGACCCTGAGCACAAACGACCTGCAGCTGTCGGAGTCCAAGTCACCGGCCATCGATGAGCTGACCCTTGACTCTGCGGAGGAGACCGCTGAGCTGGATGACCGCAACAAGAG TAATCTGTTCAAAAGGTTCCTCAACTTTGGCGGAGCGGGTCTGGCCGGTGGCTCCAGCGGCGGCGGTGCAGGCGGCTCGCCCAGCGGCAATGCCCTCGGAGCAGGCGGCTCTGGCAACTTCCTGCTGGACGTGGTTAGG CTCTTCTCGGGCAGCGTGCAAACCCAGCAGGGCGATGAGGCGGCCAACTCGGTGGGCGGTGGAGCCAGCAGCTCCAGTGGCAGCCTGGGCGGCGATGGAGATGCGGAGACGGACAGCACTCGCACGGCTGACGGCTACACCGAGGGCATTCCCGGCCCAGTGACACGCCTGGTGGTGTTGGCCAACCGCGGCCTGGCCAATCTGGTCCAGGACTTGATACTG CGCGTTGCGGCCACCAGCGAGAAGTTTGTGAACTTCAAGGCCAAGCTGATAACGGCGCTGATCTAA
- the LOC108080156 gene encoding uncharacterized protein isoform X3, which translates to MRQPSRQQLLALALCSAVCLISAVPLPQPAGNQELDVLQIPLANGKEIDVLTLGAKDQEQLIADRNKRTIGLLRELFPDITKNGASDTQIDLSAINKQLEETIRVARQVKEAEAAAAAVAAQTQSSSSSSPIAQAPIPLKSNEPIQLSFNNELPSVSTSAGVPASEVKTLSTNDLQLSESKSPAIDELTLDSAEETAELDDRNKRFLNFGGAGLAGGSSGGGAGGSPSGNALGAGGSGNFLLDVVRLFSGSVQTQQGDEAANSVGGGASSSSGSLGGDGDAETDSTRTADGYTEGIPGPVTRLVVLANRGLANLVQDLILRVAATSEKFVNFKAKLITALI; encoded by the exons ATGAGGCAGCCCAGCAGACAGCAACTCCTTGCACTCGCTCTCTGCAGCGCCGTCTGCCTGATCAGCGCCGTGCCGCTGCCTCAACCAGCCGGCAACCAGGAGCTGGATGTCCTGCAGATACCACTGGCCAATGGCAAG GAAATCGATGTCCTGACGTTGGGCGCCAAGGATCAGGAGCAATTGATAGCCGATCGCAACAAGCGAACAATTGGACTGCTGCGCGAACTGTTTCCCGACATCACCAAG AATGGAGCCAGCGATACCCAGATCGATTTGTCTGCCATCAACAAGCAGTTGGAGGAGACGATCCGAGTGGCTAGGCAAGTGAAGGAGGCGgaggcagccgccgccgctgtgGCCGCCCAAACGCagtcatcctcctcctcctcgcccaTTGCCCAGGCGCCAATTCCCCTAAAGTCCAACGAGCCCATTCAGCTGAGTTTCAACAACGAGCTACCGAGCGTCTCGACCTCCGCCGGAGTGCCAGCCAGTGAGGTAAAGACCCTGAGCACAAACGACCTGCAGCTGTCGGAGTCCAAGTCACCGGCCATCGATGAGCTGACCCTTGACTCTGCGGAGGAGACCGCTGAGCTGGATGACCGCAACAAGAG GTTCCTCAACTTTGGCGGAGCGGGTCTGGCCGGTGGCTCCAGCGGCGGCGGTGCAGGCGGCTCGCCCAGCGGCAATGCCCTCGGAGCAGGCGGCTCTGGCAACTTCCTGCTGGACGTGGTTAGG CTCTTCTCGGGCAGCGTGCAAACCCAGCAGGGCGATGAGGCGGCCAACTCGGTGGGCGGTGGAGCCAGCAGCTCCAGTGGCAGCCTGGGCGGCGATGGAGATGCGGAGACGGACAGCACTCGCACGGCTGACGGCTACACCGAGGGCATTCCCGGCCCAGTGACACGCCTGGTGGTGTTGGCCAACCGCGGCCTGGCCAATCTGGTCCAGGACTTGATACTG CGCGTTGCGGCCACCAGCGAGAAGTTTGTGAACTTCAAGGCCAAGCTGATAACGGCGCTGATCTAA
- the LOC108080156 gene encoding uncharacterized protein isoform X5 produces MRQPSRQQLLALALCSAVCLISAVPLPQPAGNQELDVLQIPLANGKEIDVLTLGAKDQEQLIADRNKRTIGLLRELFPDITKQIDEQANRIISKLLRTLGPTVLRTAIQGNSANAARTSFDADFDDDDDESSKSSSSSSGSTTTTTSGDSGTRVTIELPTFEPDDENEIDAADKGTSSSSSTTSTTESA; encoded by the exons ATGAGGCAGCCCAGCAGACAGCAACTCCTTGCACTCGCTCTCTGCAGCGCCGTCTGCCTGATCAGCGCCGTGCCGCTGCCTCAACCAGCCGGCAACCAGGAGCTGGATGTCCTGCAGATACCACTGGCCAATGGCAAG GAAATCGATGTCCTGACGTTGGGCGCCAAGGATCAGGAGCAATTGATAGCCGATCGCAACAAGCGAACAATTGGACTGCTGCGCGAACTGTTTCCCGACATCACCAAG CAAATCGATGAGCAGGCAAATCGCATCATCTCAAAGCTGCTGAGGACCCTGGGACCCACTGTACTGCGTACCGCCATTCAGGGCAACAGTGCGAATGCGGCCAGGACCAGTTTCGATGCCGACTTcgatgacgacgatgacgagaGCTCGaagagcagcagctcctcctctgGCAGCACCACTACCACCACCTCCGGGGACAGTGGCACCCGGGTGACCATCGAGCTGCCCACCTTTGAGCCTGATGATGAGAACGAGATCGATGCGGCGGACAAGGGCACCAGCAGCAGTTCAAGCACCACCTCCACCACCGAGTCCGCCTAG
- the LOC108080156 gene encoding platelet glycoprotein Ib alpha chain isoform X1 — protein MRQPSRQQLLALALCSAVCLISAVPLPQPAGNQELDVLQIPLANGKEIDVLTLGAKDQEQLIADRNKRTIGLLRELFPDITKEIDSIVNRIIAQVIRVAGPGVLNSILAGNRGGAAGAGGRSTTPASDFDADFDADFDEEDDVPASSSSSPPATGVVRSPASEASNEVEGSSRVKIDLPTFAPESAAAAAAAAKGDESPLITTTTSTTQSAIQSSIPTSTSPSPSNPTTSIGDLTDLVDPLVQLLPRSLEPESSTTTTTTTTSTTTTPATSTTTSTSTTTTTEPPPTEPPTTTTTTTSTTIQFPTNNSIEEPQLLTIIADINRLLNSTNYFITTRDNITTTTTTVATTIDNNNITKLLPVFD, from the exons ATGAGGCAGCCCAGCAGACAGCAACTCCTTGCACTCGCTCTCTGCAGCGCCGTCTGCCTGATCAGCGCCGTGCCGCTGCCTCAACCAGCCGGCAACCAGGAGCTGGATGTCCTGCAGATACCACTGGCCAATGGCAAG GAAATCGATGTCCTGACGTTGGGCGCCAAGGATCAGGAGCAATTGATAGCCGATCGCAACAAGCGAACAATTGGACTGCTGCGCGAACTGTTTCCCGACATCACCAAG GAAATCGACTCGATAGTCAATCGCATTATAGCCCAGGTGATCCGTGTGGCCGGTCCGGGTGTGCTGAATAGTATTTTGGCGGGGAATCGCGGTGGTGCGGCGGGTGCAGGTGGTCGCAGCACCACACCGGCCTCCGACTTTGATGCCGACTTCGATGCGGACTTTGATGAGGAGGATGATGTGCCGGCTTCCTCATCCAGCAGTCCGCCGGCAACCGGAGTCGTTCGCAGTCCAGCCAGCGAGGCCAGCAACGAGGTGGAAGGAAGTTCGCGTGTGAAGATCGATCTGCCCACATTTGCGCCggaatcagcagcagcagcagcagcagcagcgaaagGTGATGAAAGCCCACTGATAACTACCACCACCTCCACCACTCAGTCAGCAATCCAATCATCAATCCCAACAAGtaccagtcccagtcccagtaaTCCAACGACATCCATTGGTGATCTAACGGATCTAGTGGATCCGCTGGTGCAGTTGTTGCCACGCTCTCTGGAGCCAGAATCTAGtactacaactacaactacgACAACTAGTACAACAACAACGCCTGCAACAAGCACTACTACATCTACTAGCACCACTACCACCACCGAACCACCCCCAACAGAACCACCCACCACTACAACCACAACCACCTCGACTACCATCCAGTTTCCCACCAACAACAGCATCGAAGAACCACAATTGCTAACCATCATAGCTGATATAAAtcgtttattaaattctaccaattattttattacaaccaGAGACaatataacaacaacaacaacaacagtggcCACTACaattgacaacaacaacattacGAAATTATTGCCCGTCTTTGATTGA
- the LOC108080156 gene encoding uncharacterized protein isoform X4, producing the protein MRQPSRQQLLALALCSAVCLISAVPLPQPAGNQELDVLQIPLANGKEIDVLTLGAKDQEQLIADRNKRTIGLLRELFPDITKEIDSIVNRIIAQVIRVAGPGVLNSILAGNRGGAAGAGGRSTTPASDFDADFDADFDEEDDVPASSSSSPPATGVVRSPASEASNEVEGSSRVKIDLPTFAPESAAAAAAAAKETI; encoded by the exons ATGAGGCAGCCCAGCAGACAGCAACTCCTTGCACTCGCTCTCTGCAGCGCCGTCTGCCTGATCAGCGCCGTGCCGCTGCCTCAACCAGCCGGCAACCAGGAGCTGGATGTCCTGCAGATACCACTGGCCAATGGCAAG GAAATCGATGTCCTGACGTTGGGCGCCAAGGATCAGGAGCAATTGATAGCCGATCGCAACAAGCGAACAATTGGACTGCTGCGCGAACTGTTTCCCGACATCACCAAG GAAATCGACTCGATAGTCAATCGCATTATAGCCCAGGTGATCCGTGTGGCCGGTCCGGGTGTGCTGAATAGTATTTTGGCGGGGAATCGCGGTGGTGCGGCGGGTGCAGGTGGTCGCAGCACCACACCGGCCTCCGACTTTGATGCCGACTTCGATGCGGACTTTGATGAGGAGGATGATGTGCCGGCTTCCTCATCCAGCAGTCCGCCGGCAACCGGAGTCGTTCGCAGTCCAGCCAGCGAGGCCAGCAACGAGGTGGAAGGAAGTTCGCGTGTGAAGATCGATCTGCCCACATTTGCGCCggaatcagcagcagcagcagcagcagcagcgaaag AGACaatataa